In a genomic window of Cuculus canorus isolate bCucCan1 chromosome 4, bCucCan1.pri, whole genome shotgun sequence:
- the CCDC158 gene encoding LOW QUALITY PROTEIN: coiled-coil domain-containing protein 158 (The sequence of the model RefSeq protein was modified relative to this genomic sequence to represent the inferred CDS: deleted 3 bases in 2 codons), whose translation MENSASSSTGCSPSNSDFCSKYEIHTDSEEKNRGGAGKEHMEKVLEEYLQKGRDVQKRLHEATKLHEQQKANLRLIGDLQTKLMEVQLERDALEDARQKESQSQENVKIQLKNTCQELEAVNQLREEMLSEADRRTEQLKKMLHSHKEVMLELRSILKDYEESTGKKLCEYGNITNLHIHNVSTAFTDVLGDLDSEASHLKGKASLMEEQLDSLRKDSQAQSPLLCRQHQNRVEQLMSEHEQEVAALNDKASCALSYDNIQSQVEIIQEQTRTQNSVHACQVSHLESMVSQLHSELQEVKRMYENKLEDLEKQLHLAHSEKAEAQTAQDKCSQESGNLKDPIHQFLAEFHKKKRIELSLEKEWNKWFWDWNTDNSIAIDHLRKELDTKNKELQRMENTVREMRTKRHRQMEYQMAAIKETNESFGRISSLSVQLESKQETLRKVKEDLTAKQIDAETAEKTVSNLRAHLQERERALEAADKEIKKLHSQLGSRMEEFQHLKNEGGCLHNVQSECETLKLQLLEKERIIEILQKQINNVTQVVNRHSQTAGAMEAEKFHLVKEINDWKLKVEELTIAKDGKEARIYEMVARLSELELEKLKLVNTCSERLHALQDMKLEKAQLLNELQASRSELTGLAAGFEHLKRDYQDKTKEMENTANRLKKQLKSAQGELEQTRAALKTMEGSHGHAMKIAVGMRKKITAKRGQIDALQSKIKFLEEALTNAVKEKGYLREENSQLSQELSYITAEKNKIAGELEILRSRDKRLKAKVSKMEKAIDKACLQFAECQCIIQCQEQETVRLRLQHTLDVKELQGPGYSLASAPGRLWQRLPRSHLPSAAMPPFQNLASSASYMPSKPGVLKEEPLQDLKRILQELTSSDSDVPTVDPGKSESNGGRKSPLATMRNASDPSSLHTADLQFQDVTLPFTSLGGASIFSAATCVASSPRKVSREERYREKSPVHLLLTTPPDALAAGPTASPEHGPYTRKAGSPEGAATVPQLTSEPMEINENTSRRLQNKVESLQILVELLQIKKQATSSMIRTQEMKTEKAKAKKKMLPK comes from the exons ATGGAAAACTCAGCCTCTTCTAGTACTGGTTGCAGTCCATCCAACAGTGACTTCTGTTCCAAATATGAAATACATACtgattctgaagaaaaaaacaggggTGGTGCTGGCAAAGAACACATGGAAAAGGTTCTGGAAGAATACCTGCAGAAAGGTAGAGATGTGCAGAAGAGGCTGCATGAA GCCACCAAGCTACATgagcaacagaaagcaaacttAAGACTGATTGGTGATTTGCAGACCAAACTGATGGAAGTGCAGTTGGAAAGAGATGCACTTGAGGATGCAAG ACAAAAGGAATCCCAAAGccaagaaaatgtaaaaatacagctgaagaaTACTTGTCAAGAGCTAGAAGCTGTCAACCAGCTGCGGGAAGAGATGCTGAGTGAGGCTGACAGACGAACTGAGCAACTGAAAAAGATGTTACACAGCCATAAGGAAGTAATGCTGGAACTACGCAGCATCTTAAAGGACTATGAAGAGAGCACAGGCAAGAAACTCTGTGAATACGGGAATATTACTAACCTACACATCCACAACGTGAGCACAGCATTTACTGATGTCCTGGGAGATTTAGACTCAGAGGCGTCACACCTCAAAGGAAAGGCTTCCCTG ATGGAAGAACAACTGGACTCATTGAGAAAAGATTCACAGGCCCAAAGCCCTCTTCTGTGTCGGCAACATCAAAATAG GGTTGAGCAGCTAATGAGTGAGCATGAACAGGAGGTGGCAGCACTTAATGACAAAGCTAGCTGTGCACTCAGCTATGATAATATCCAAAGCCAGGTGGAGATCATTCA AGAACAAACAAGAACCCAAAATTCAGTGCATGCATGTCAAGTTAGTCACCTGGAATCTATGGTTTCCCAGCTACACTCTGAATTACAAGAAGTTAAGAGGATGTATGAAAACAAG CTTGAAGATCTTGAGAAGCAGTTGCACCTGGCTCATTCTGAGAAAGCAGAAGCTCAGACAGCACAGGATAAATGCAGCCAAGAATCTGGAAATCTGAAGGACCCGATTCATCAATTCTTG gctgaatttcataaaaaaaaaaga atagaaTTAAGTCTAGAAAAAGAGTGGAACAAATGGTTTTGGGATTGGAACACAGACAACAGCATTGCCATTGACCATCTGAGGAAAGAACTAGACACCAAAAACAAGGAATTGCAGCGCATGGAGAACACAGTGAGGGAAATGAGGACTAAGCGTCACAGACAAATGGAGTACCAG ATGGCTGCAATcaaggaaacaaatgaaagcTTTGGAAGAATCTCTTCTTTGAGTGTCCAGCTGGAGTCAAAGCAAGAAACGCTCCGTAAAGTTAAAGAAGATCTTACAGCCAAACAGATCGATGCAGAGACTGCTGAGAAAACAGTGTCAAATCTGAGGGCCCAtctgcaggagagagaa agagccCTTGAGGCTGCTGATAAGGAAATCAAGAAGCTGCATTCACAACTTGGCAGCAGGATGGAGGAGTTCCAGCATCTGAAGAACGAAGGGGGCTGTTTACACAATGTGCAGTCAGAGTGTGAAACACTGAAACTACAGCTGTTGGAGAAGGAGAGGATTATTGAGATCCTCCAAAAGCAAATCAATAATGTGACCCAGGTTGTGAACCGGCACAGTCAAACTGCTGGGGCAATGGAAGCTGAGAAATTTCAtcttgtaaaagaaataaatgactgGAAACTTAAAGTAGAAGAACTTACG ATTGCAAAGGATGGGAAAGAAGCCAGAATCTATGAAATGGTGGCCAGACTAAGTGAGCTGGAACTGGAAAAGCTTAAACTGGTAAACACATGCAGTGAGAGGCTCCATGCACTTCAAGATATGAAACTGGAAAAAGCCCAGCTACTGAATGAACTCCAAGCCAGTCGGAGCGAACTAACTGGCCTTGCAG CAGGATTTGAACATTTGAAGAGGGATTACCAGGATAAAACTAAGGAGATGGAAAATACTGCAAACCGACTGAAAAAACAGTTGAAATCTGCACAAGGTGAACTGGAACAAACCAGGGCTGCTCTAAAGACTATGGAGGGATCCCATGGCCATG CTATGAAAATTGCAGTGGGAATGCGGAAGAAGATCACAGCCAAGAGAGGACAGATAGATGCATTACAAAGCAAGATTAAATTCTTGGAAGAGGCATTGACAAATGCCGTTAAG GAGAAGGGTTAcctcagagaagaaaacagtcaACTAAGCCAAGAATTGAGCTAcattacagcagaaaaaaacaagattgCTGGGGAACTGGAGATTCTGAGGTCACGAGACAAACGTCTGAAAGCAAAAGTGTCTAAGATGGAGAAAGCCATTGACAAG GCATGCCTGCAATTTGCAGAATGCCAGTGCATAATCCAGTGTCAGGAACAAGAAACCGTGCGCCTCAGACTGCAGCATACTTTAGATGTAAAG gagctgcagggaccaGGCTACTCATTGGCTTCGGCTCCAGGCAGGCTGTGGCAGAGATTGCCTCGTTCCCATCTGCCCTCTGCTGCCATGCCACCTTTCCAGAACTTGGCCAGCTCTGCCTCTTAT atgccTTCCAAGCCAGGCGTTTTGAAGGAAGAACCATTGCAGGATCTAAAGAGGATTCTTCAAGAATTAACAAGCTCAGACAGTGACGTACCCACTGTGGATCCTGGCAAGAGTGAAAGCAATGGTGGCAGAAAATCACCTTTAGCAACCATGAGGAACGCATC GGATCCTTCATCCTTACACACTGCCGATCTTCAGTTCCAAGACGTTACCTTGCCCTTTACATCCCTTG GAGGTGCATCCATCTTCTCAGCCGCCACTTGTGTTGCATCCTCCCCTAGGAAGGTCTCTAGAGAGGAGAGATACCGAGAAAAGTCTCCAGTACACTTACTGTTAACCACGCCACCTGATGCACTTGCAGCTGGCCCCACCGCCTCGCCAGAGCATGGACCGTACACAAGGAAGGCTGGATCTCCAGAGGGTGCAGCTACGGTCCCCCAGTTAA CTTCTGAGCCCatggaaataaatgagaatACATCCAGGAGGCTACAGAACAAGGTGGAAAGCCTGCAAATCCTCGTGGAATTGttacagattaaaaaacaaG CCACATCATCAATGATCAGAACACAGgaaatgaagacagagaaagcaaaggcaaagaagaaaatgttaccGAAGTGA